A segment of the SAR202 cluster bacterium genome:
TGCTGTTAATGGATGATTATCAAAAGTTACTCCATATTTAATGGCTTTCATATCACTATTGTTACATAGTTGTATAAATTCTCCCTCAACAAGCTCACATGAGGACCATATAGTATTAGAAGTGTATTGTTTAGTAAGGGGGTCTAATGTTATTTTGAACGAATAACCTTCATCTATATGTTTTACAGGAGAAGGGTTTGGGATTGAAATGTTATCAAAGGAATCAGAAGTATATATGGTGCTAGGTTTAACAGCCTTGTTATCGGTTTTGATAATTATTTGAAAGGACTGAACTGTTTCCGATTTATTTTTTATCCCTAATATGAAATGAAGGTTGTAATTGTGAATTTCATAATCAGCATGAACAATAGGTTCTTTTGAGAGCTCACAAATCAGAGAATCATTTCGCCATTCATATTTGCCTATAGAACTACCGTGGAAAGTAGTAATTACATCTATGTTTGGGTTATCCAAGTTATTTGTCCAAGGAAAGTTGCGTATATGCTGATAGTTTATTTATTTCTGAATCCCAGTCAGCATCAAGGCTCCATTTGGAATTGACATTTCTACGGGATAACAATATTGAGTAGTAGTTCAGGGGAACGGCTTCAGTTAATGATGCGATTAGATATCTAATCACAGCTTCTTTATCAAACATATAATTGTCAATCGCAGATGCTATAAGCTTAGGTAGGTCTGTTATGTTGGATATTTTAGTAACCATTTGATCCGGTAAGAACTCATATGGAGTGTTTCCTAAAATCATCACGGGCTTTTCATGTAATATGCCTTCCCATCCGACTGATCCAGCTATAGTAATTACCAATTGGCATTGCTTGACTAATTGAGCAGTAGGTAATAAAGGTTCTATGAGCCTGACATTAGGTATGTCTAAAATTTTATTGTAAAAACTAATAGGCCGTTTACCAAAAGATTTTGGATGATCTTTAACAATCAAAATAGTGTTTGCAGGTAAACTTAATGAAATATTGCGGATTACTTCTATCTGATTGGTATAAAAGGGAGCGTCAACTAATAATGCTTTTTCAGGTTCAGTGTGCAAAGGAAAAAATATGTAATTATGATCGTTTAATTCAGTAAGTTTGAGGTATTTTTTCTTCAATACTTTTCGTATTTGTAATTTCAGGAGCGGCTTTAGGATGATTTCATAATATAATGGTTTGATTATTCCTGGGTCATGGTTGTCTCTTAAATCTCCATATTTAATTCGTAAATCAATTAGAGCCATGTTGAGAAGTTTATAAGCTTTGAAGACTTTTAAAGTGTATGAACAAACTTTTGCAGGTATGCTGAATTTTGCAGACATACTTGTCCCTTCATATGTGTAATTTGACGTTCTTGATTCATTGAAAATTTTAGTTGCTTCTTCATAAAATGGGGTTTCAGGATTGGGGTGAGAGATTGAGAGATATCTGTCACGAATGAAATTTGAAGGTTCAGTTATATCGCTGCCGAAAGTCATGTAGTTCCCGATGCGAGTGGGCCTGATATTTAAAATCTTGATACCTCTAGATTTTGCAAATAAATTGCACAGATATTCTACTAATGTTACACATATGAACGATACGATAAAATCTGGTTTCACTTGGTCAAATAGTCGCTCTACTTCTATTAACGATTGCTGAAGAATTTGTAATTGCTCATGTTCAGAAAATCTAGATTTATAGTCTTGGAAATAAGTGCATTTTTTGCCGTTATTGATTCGTCTGTCTACCATCAAAGCTTGTCTAAATCCTTGAACGTTTAAATCCTGTTCGTATTTTTCAAGTAATTTATGGTCAACAATGACATCTTTATGAGAATTAGTAATATCCCATTCTGACAAGACGTTGAATTGTTTTAATAGATTGCGTGGATGTTTCTTTTTGAAAGTTTTTACAGAGCGTCGATGAGACACTACCATACCAATCTCAGATATTTCCATTTCACGCTGGAGATCTAATGCTAAATCATGGAACATCTTGATAGTGCCTGATTGGCTAACAAATATGGCGTTCATTGTTGCTCCTTCAAGATGTTAACGAATTTTTCTGCAATGAATGATTCTGTGGCTTCCATAGACTCGAAAGTGCAACCGCCAATGTGTGGTGTGATAAGTACGTTTTTAGGGTTTGTATTTTGAATATAGTTCCATAATGGACTACTTTGTATATTATATTCCTGGTCCAATACGTCTACTGCTACACCTGCAAGTTGTCCACTTATTAGACAACTGACTACGTCGTGTTCGTTTAGAATTTGTCCACGTGATGTGTTAATGATATAACTCGCTGGATTCATTTCTAATATTTGTTTTTCCCCTATAAGACCAGATGTAGATGAATCGTACGGCAAATGAATGGATAAAATGTCAGATCCGTGAAGGGCTTTCATTAGATCGGTGCTGCAAGGATATTCTTTGATATTTTTATTATCGAAACATTTGATGTTCATTTGAAATGCTGTAGCTATCTGTGCTATTTGGGTTCCAAGGCGGCCCATTCCCAAAATGCACAGATTTTTATTTTTTAGTTCATGTCCTTTATGTTCCATCCTATCCCAACCCCCCATTTTCACGTGTTCTACGGCTGCTGGGATGTTTCTTAGCAGAGACAACATTAGTGTCATAGTATGTTCAGCCGTAGCTGCAATAGATGCTAAGAATTCAAATTCTCCTTTGAGAGAGATGATTTGTATTTGCCGATTTTGACATTCTACTTGGTCAATATGGTCTAATCCTGTAGTAGCAGTAAGTATAAATTGGAGCTTAGGAAATCTATCTAAGAACTTACTATCTACTCTTTCGTGCAGTCGAGTAATTATGGCATGAATAGGTTTTTCTGTATGGGTATCGTAATAATTCCCAATGGTTTCTAGTATAGATATAGCCTTGTAGGAGTATTCGGATGGCTCATTGTTAAATATGTTTATCATAACAAGTTATTTTCCCACGCCGGTACAATAATTCTTGCAAGCTCTAAATCCTCATAATCGTCTAAATTGCATATATATTTTTTGGGCATTACATAAGGGACTTTATTGTCAACAATTATTTTATTGTCGCACATTAATATACTACGTCTTGCAGCATAAATGGCACCGTTTCTAACAAAACTTTGCTGAATGTCTTGCCGTCTTTTTCGTTGATTAGTATTTCCCATAATGGGGGATAGTATGGAGGAGCCTGTCTCTAAATTTGTGTCTATATGGTATTGATGATCGGGTAAAAAAACTCCACAGTCGGCAACACTAACAACTCCTTCGACAGTATCATCGTCATTCATGATTTGAATAACATTGTCTATGTCTTGGCCGGTTCGGATCGGAGAGGTCGGTTGTAAAAGGATTATATTGTCAAAGGTACATTCGGTATTTTTTTCCATAACTTGTACTGAATCTTGTAAGGATAGGACAACAGATGATTCATCCTGAGCCAGATGAGGAGGGCGATCTCTAAAGAAAATGTCGTTACTACGAGCTATTTCTAATATGTCTGGATGGTCAGATGTAACTATGATGTGACTAATCAAAGCGCTGTTTTTTGCAGCAAATATAGCATGCTCAATTAAATTTCTAGAACCAACTTGCATTAAATTTTTATCACGAATTCCTTTGCTTCCAGCTCGGGCTGGAATAATTGCTAAATTGGAAGAAATGTTTGACGGCATCACAATAAGAGAGTTTTGCTTATATTGAATTTACATTCTGAGAGGATGGAAGCAATTTTTTCACCAGCAGTACCATCACCATATAAATTGTCCTGGGTTATGTCTGTTCTACTCAATTGCCTTTTAACAGCGGAAATAATATCAGCAGAATCATGGGAACTATCTATAACATTGGAACCACGTTCCCTACCAAATTGCCTAGTGCCTAAATTAACTGCAGGCACTCCCAAGAAAGAACATTCTCTGATTGCTACACTGGAATTTCCTATAATACATGAACTAGATATTGTTAATTTCAGAAAATCTTCAGGAGACATATTTATCACAAAATGGATCTTGGAATGTTCGTGGTGTTCTCTAAAAACCCGTATTTCTTTGGATATACCTGCTGAACCCGCATCTGGGTTAGGCCAGAACCAGAAAGTAGGCATATTTAATTTGGTTATAGCTTCCAAAGTCTCCAAGGTTTGGTTGTTGGATAGGTAATGTTCAGTTGTTATAGGATGTTGCATAACTATTAAGTAATCTTCGGAAGTATTAAAAGTATTACCGACACCACCATACTTTTCAAATGGGTTGAAGTCTAAAGGTGAGTTTGAGTCAATTTGTTTCGCAATATCAATTGAAGGACACCCCGTGACATAGACAGAATCCGGATTTTCTCCCATGGAGATTACGCGTTCATAAGCTTTATTTGTTGATACGAAATGTATATCTGAAAGTTTTGTTATTGCATGTCTTACTTTTTCATCAATTGACCCAGTTACTTCTCCTCCCTGAATGTGAACCACAGGGATATTTAAGTAAGATGCTGCAATTGCGGTAGCAAGGGTTTCATATCTATCCGCGATAGTTACAACTGCGTCAGGTTGCAGTTTGTTAAGTTCTGAAGATAATTCTATGATGGCTAAACCTGTAGATTTAGCAGATGATAGCAGGGTTTCTCCTTCAATCATGTGATATATTTGAGCATCAGGGATGAACCCATCCTCCAGGATAAAATCTATCGCTGAGCCATATTTTGGTAGCAGAGCTGAACCTGAAATTATTAATTGCAGCTCTAAATCAGGATGGGATTGGATAGCATATAAGGCTGATCTTATTCTTGAGTAGCTAGGCCTTGCAGTTATTACTACGCAAATCTTACGTTTCATATTATATTCTCCAATAAATAATTGGCAGCTTCTCTTACAGCTCCGGCTCCTCCTGATTTGGTCAATTTTATGGTTGCAACGTTTAATATTAAGGATTCTGCATCTGAAACTGCAAATGATAAGCCAACGTTTTGCATAATTTCAAAGTCATTAATATCATCACCTACATAGGCGACTTGTTGAGGTTTTATATTGAGTTCGGTACATAGTTGCTTGAGAACTGCTACTTTGTCAGTGATACCACAATACACTAGCTCGATATTGAGCTTGTTTGCTCTGGATCGTACTATGTCTGAGTCTTCCCCTGTGATTAA
Coding sequences within it:
- a CDS encoding acylneuraminate cytidylyltransferase family protein gives rise to the protein MPSNISSNLAIIPARAGSKGIRDKNLMQVGSRNLIEHAIFAAKNSALISHIIVTSDHPDILEIARSNDIFFRDRPPHLAQDESSVVLSLQDSVQVMEKNTECTFDNIILLQPTSPIRTGQDIDNVIQIMNDDDTVEGVVSVADCGVFLPDHQYHIDTNLETGSSILSPIMGNTNQRKRRQDIQQSFVRNGAIYAARRSILMCDNKIIVDNKVPYVMPKKYICNLDDYEDLELARIIVPAWENNLL
- a CDS encoding HAD-IIIA family hydrolase, which gives rise to MTETSKIKLFISDVDGTLTDGGMYYTANGEIMKKFNTRDAVGLRLLQEHNITIALITGEDSDIVRSRANKLNIELVYCGITDKVAVLKQLCTELNIKPQQVAYVGDDINDFEIMQNVGLSFAVSDAESLILNVATIKLTKSGGAGAVREAANYLLENII
- the neuC gene encoding UDP-N-acetylglucosamine 2-epimerase (hydrolyzing), with amino-acid sequence MKRKICVVITARPSYSRIRSALYAIQSHPDLELQLIISGSALLPKYGSAIDFILEDGFIPDAQIYHMIEGETLLSSAKSTGLAIIELSSELNKLQPDAVVTIADRYETLATAIAASYLNIPVVHIQGGEVTGSIDEKVRHAITKLSDIHFVSTNKAYERVISMGENPDSVYVTGCPSIDIAKQIDSNSPLDFNPFEKYGGVGNTFNTSEDYLIVMQHPITTEHYLSNNQTLETLEAITKLNMPTFWFWPNPDAGSAGISKEIRVFREHHEHSKIHFVINMSPEDFLKLTISSSCIIGNSSVAIRECSFLGVPAVNLGTRQFGRERGSNVIDSSHDSADIISAVKRQLSRTDITQDNLYGDGTAGEKIASILSECKFNISKTLLL